The Patescibacteria group bacterium genome segment GCAACTCTCTGGCTTGTATCAAATAAAAGAAACAACACTTTTCCCGCAATACATTGCTGTGCACAATATGCGCGTCAAGGATTCCCAAACATAACATTTACACATGTGCCGCGAGAAAAAAATACAGATGCAGACCGACTTGCAAACGAAGCTATGGATGGTGCTTAATTCTGATACTTTTAAAATACGCGTCGACTAGATTGAAATAAGGCCGCGTACCGATGAAATCGGTACGCGGCATATTCTTTTGTTACAATGTAGTTAATGAAAAGACCTCAGCAGAGTGTGGTTTACATATTTGTTGGAGGGTTTACAGGGGGAGTGTTGTTCCACTCGTTTTTTAATTTAGGATTTTCGTTTTCTTTATTTATACTACTTCTCGCATCCTCTCTTTTTGTATTTTTTCAATATTTCGGAAAGACCAGAAAAAAAAGTACAGTACTACTTATCCCACTTCTTTTATTTGGTGTGAGTCTGGGACTT includes the following:
- a CDS encoding reverse transcriptase-like protein — protein: MHCCAQYARQGFPNITFTHVPREKNTDADRLANEAMDGA